The following coding sequences are from one Thermostaphylospora chromogena window:
- a CDS encoding IclR family transcriptional regulator, which yields MAETKGPLQTLDRGLVMLNLVSQAPDGITVSELAELLGVHRAVCYRLASTLAAHGLIVRGADGRLRLGAQMRALADRFVPQLRAAARPVLRDLARACGATAHLSIAEAGECVAVEVVEPPGSVMHVAYRVGSRHPLERGAAGRAILAARPPHPRDPDSVRADRERGFSVTYGELQRGAVGVAAGLDCALGAEASIGVVALSDLDAESTGARVRQAVADLTEFLGRAGEISSRKDADG from the coding sequence ATGGCCGAGACCAAGGGGCCGTTGCAGACGCTGGACCGCGGCCTGGTGATGCTGAACCTGGTCAGTCAGGCGCCCGACGGGATCACGGTGAGCGAACTGGCCGAACTGCTCGGCGTGCACCGTGCCGTCTGCTACCGCCTGGCGAGCACGCTCGCCGCGCACGGACTGATCGTCCGCGGCGCCGACGGGCGGCTGCGCCTCGGCGCCCAGATGCGCGCCCTGGCCGACCGTTTCGTCCCGCAACTGCGCGCCGCCGCCCGGCCGGTCCTCCGCGACCTCGCCCGCGCCTGCGGGGCCACCGCCCACCTGTCGATCGCCGAGGCCGGGGAGTGCGTGGCCGTCGAGGTCGTCGAACCCCCCGGATCGGTGATGCACGTCGCCTACCGGGTGGGCAGCAGGCACCCGCTGGAGCGCGGGGCGGCGGGCCGCGCCATCCTCGCCGCCCGGCCCCCGCATCCGCGCGACCCCGACAGCGTCCGCGCCGACCGCGAAAGAGGCTTCTCCGTCACCTACGGCGAGCTGCAGCGCGGCGCCGTCGGCGTGGCCGCCGGTCTGGACTGCGCGCTCGGCGCGGAGGCGTCGATCGGCGTCGTCGCCCTGTCCGACCTGGACGCCGAGTCGACCGGCGCCCGCGTACGGCAGGCCGTGGCCGACCTCACCGAGTTCCTCGGCCGCGCCGGGGAGATCTCCTCGAGAAAGGACGCCGACGGCTGA